The Bubalus bubalis isolate 160015118507 breed Murrah chromosome 18, NDDB_SH_1, whole genome shotgun sequence genome contains a region encoding:
- the LOC102403818 gene encoding cytochrome c oxidase subunit 4 isoform 1, mitochondrial: MLATRVFSLIGRRAISTSVCVRAHGSVVKSEDYALPGYVDRRDYPLPDVAHIKNLSAGQKALKEKEKASWSSLSIDEKVELYRLKFKESFAEMNRSTNEWKTVVGAAMFFIGFTALLLIWEKHYVYGPIPHTFEEEWVAKQTKRMLDMKVAPIQGFSAKWDYDKNEWKK; this comes from the exons atGTTGGCAACCAGAGTATTTAGCCTGATTGGCAGGCGTGCAATTTCCACCTCAGTGTGTGTTCGGGCCCACG GAAGTGTTGTAAAGAGTGAAGATTATGCTCTCCCGGGTTACGTGGACCGGCGTGACTACCCCTTGCCCGATGTGGCCCATATCAAGAACCTGTCTGCCGGCCAGAAGGccttgaaggaaaaggagaaggcttcctggagcagCCTCTCCATCGATGAGAAAGTTGAAC TGTACCGCCTTAAGTTCAAGGAGAGCTTTGCCGAGATGAATAGGAGCACAAACGAGTGGAAGACGGTGGTGGGCGCGGCCATGTTCTTCATCGGCTTCACCGCGCTCCTCCTCATCTGGGAGAAGCACTATG TGTACGGCCCCATCCCGCACACCTTTGAGGAGGAGTGGGTGGCCAAGCAGACCAAGAGGATGCTCGACATGAAGGTGGCCCCCATCCAGGGCTTCTCGGCCAAGTGGGACTACGACAAGAACGAGTGGAAGAAGTAA
- the EMC8 gene encoding ER membrane protein complex subunit 8 produces the protein MPGVKLTTQAYCKMVLHGAKYPHCAVNGLLVAEKQKPRKEHLPLGGPGAHHTLFVDCIPLFHGTLALAPMLEVALTLIDSWCKDNSYVIAGYYQANERVKDASPNQVAEKVASRIAEGFSDTALIMVDNTKFTMDCVVPTIHVYEHHENKWRCRDPHYDYCEDWPEAQRISASLLDSRSYETLVDFDNHLDDIRNDWTNPEINKAVLHLC, from the exons ATGCCCGGGGTGAAGCTGACCACCCAGGCCTACTGCAAGATGGTGCTGCACGGCGCGAAGTACCCGCACTGCGCCGTCAACGGACTGCTCGTGGCCGAGAAGCAGAAGCCGCGCAAGGAGCACCTGCCCCTGGGCGGCCCGGGCGCCCACCACACCCTCTTCGTGGACTGTATCCCCCTCTTCCACGGCACCCTGGCCCTCGCCCCCATGCTGGAGGTGGCCCTCACCTTG ATTGATTCGTGGTGCAAAGATAATAGCTACGTGATTGCTGGTTATTATCAAGCTAATGAACGAGTAAAGGATGCCAG TCCAAACCAGGTAGCAGAAAAGGTGGCCTCCAGAATCGCCGAGGGCTTCAGTGACACGGCTCTCATCATG GTAGACAACACTAAGTTCACGATGGACTGTGTGGTCCCCACGATCCACGTGTATGAACACCACGAAAACAAATGGCGCTGCAGAGACCCACACTA TGATTACTGTGAAGACTGGCCAGAGGCCCAGAGGATCTCAGCATCGCTCCTGGACAGCCGGTCCTACGAAACACTCGTGGATTTTGATAACCACCTGGATGACATTCGGAATGACTGGACAAATCCAGAGATCAATAAAGCTGTTCTGCACTTGTGTTAG